A single window of Sphingobacteriales bacterium DNA harbors:
- a CDS encoding NAD(P)H-dependent oxidoreductase yields MQPTIIAFGASSSRSSINKIFASYTAQLFEAAAVKILDLNDFHAPLYSIDVEQETGIPADVKTFSRYLDSADLIIISLAEHNGSYSAYFKNLLDWTSRYKSKLFDNKKMLLLSTSSGGRGGKSVMEAALVRFPIHGADIVAHFSLPKFQENFDARQGGVVAEDLKQEYEAAVQTTKSALQQ; encoded by the coding sequence AGCTCCAGCCGCAGTTCTATCAATAAAATTTTTGCTTCTTATACTGCACAACTATTTGAGGCTGCTGCTGTGAAAATTTTAGATTTGAATGATTTTCACGCACCACTTTACTCAATAGATGTAGAGCAAGAAACGGGTATTCCGGCAGATGTAAAAACATTTAGCCGCTACTTAGACAGTGCCGATTTAATTATTATATCTTTAGCCGAACACAATGGCTCTTATTCGGCGTATTTCAAAAATTTGCTGGATTGGACAAGTCGCTATAAATCAAAATTATTTGATAATAAAAAAATGTTGCTGCTTTCTACTTCGTCGGGGGGCAGAGGAGGCAAAAGTGTAATGGAAGCAGCTTTGGTGCGTTTTCCGATACACGGGGCGGATATAGTAGCGCATTTCAGTTTGCCCAAATTTCAGGAAAATTTTGATGCCCGACAAGGCGGCGTAGTGGCTGAAGATTTAAAGCAAGAATACGAGGCAGCAGTACAAACAACAAAGTCAGCACTTCAACAATAA